A section of the Aquificaceae bacterium genome encodes:
- a CDS encoding NADH-quinone oxidoreductase subunit I, whose amino-acid sequence MGIKKVDRKAFLNLLETVLFVDFIKGLSVTLTNLFRKPITTNYPLEKLTPPKRYRGAHGHFVWDGTEPDSLKAIEKFMSYEKGKSRCVACYMCQTACPMPTLFRIEAVQMPDGSKRVVRFDMNLLNCLFCGLCVDACPVGCLTMTDLHELAGYTRREGVLRMGELEENAIDWKKRRGSEPDRIWIDDQHREKLWGKIQWSG is encoded by the coding sequence ATGGGCATAAAGAAAGTAGACAGGAAGGCTTTTCTTAACCTGTTGGAAACAGTTTTGTTCGTGGACTTTATAAAGGGTCTTTCCGTGACCCTGACAAACCTCTTCAGGAAACCCATAACCACCAACTATCCTCTGGAAAAGCTCACCCCCCCAAAGCGATACAGAGGAGCTCACGGACACTTTGTCTGGGACGGCACTGAGCCGGACTCTCTAAAAGCCATAGAAAAGTTCATGAGCTACGAGAAGGGCAAGAGCAGGTGCGTTGCCTGTTATATGTGTCAGACCGCCTGTCCCATGCCCACTCTTTTCAGGATAGAGGCGGTGCAGATGCCCGATGGCTCAAAGAGGGTGGTGCGTTTTGACATGAACCTGCTCAACTGCCTTTTCTGCGGGCTATGCGTGGATGCCTGTCCGGTTGGCTGTCTTACCATGACGGACCTCCATGAGCTTGCGGGGTATACGAGGCGAGAGGGCGTTCTCAGGATGGGTGAACTTGAAGAAAACGCCATAGACTGGAAAAAAAGAAGGGGCTCTGAGCCAGACCGCATATGGATAGATGACCAGCACAGGGAAAAGCTCTGGGGGAAGATTCAATGGAGTGGCTGA
- a CDS encoding NADH-quinone oxidoreductase subunit J translates to MEWLIFAFLSVWAVLSSMGVLFLKNPVHAILSFISLILAVAGMFLHMRAELLAGLQLIIYAVAIVVFYVLVITTIPWEKVKRFEGFYKREFFFGFPLLLASFALFAYAILKGNFARVGTAGADNVKEVGKSLFSTYLFPLEVASVILLTAMIGAILLGRKEE, encoded by the coding sequence ATGGAGTGGCTGATTTTTGCCTTCCTTTCTGTCTGGGCAGTGCTCTCAAGTATGGGGGTGCTTTTTCTGAAAAACCCAGTTCATGCCATACTTTCCTTTATAAGTCTTATTCTTGCAGTGGCTGGTATGTTCCTGCATATGAGGGCTGAGCTTCTGGCAGGCCTGCAGTTAATCATATATGCGGTTGCCATAGTGGTCTTTTATGTGCTGGTGATAACCACCATACCCTGGGAAAAGGTAAAGAGGTTTGAGGGCTTTTACAAAAGGGAGTTCTTTTTTGGCTTTCCCCTTCTCCTTGCCAGCTTTGCCCTCTTTGCTTACGCCATACTGAAGGGAAACTTTGCCAGAGTTGGAACTGCTGGAGCTGACAATGTAAAAGAGGTGGGTAAAAGCCTATTTTCCACTTACCTCTTTCCTCTTGAAGTGGCTTCTGTTATACTATTGACCGCCATGATAGGAGCCATACTTCTCGGGAGGAAAGAGGAGTGA